The following proteins are co-located in the Terriglobales bacterium genome:
- a CDS encoding RHS repeat-associated core domain-containing protein has translation MTAPGDPCSGLSWTYDAWGNRTDQTGGGGNCYTFHAAADTNNRLVGYSYDGAGNMIGDGTHTYTYDAENRIIAVDGGAATYKYDALGRRTSKTVGSAGTDYLYDLGGQVATEYNNGCTGGQWCWSAGYIALNGQLLAEYKDATTYFVLADHLGSTRLLTKVDRTIQDSLDYQPYGEQTSGDTGTTHKFTGKERDSESGLDYSGARYLGSAIGRFLSPDPDNFGAANDAPQSWTAYSYAANNPLNAIDPSGLDCIYTSDQSSGSVTVTVKTGDCYSDTDNGVYVNGTVDVNSLSYNGRTGELGYNFSNPDEGTGGTGVIALAAPPTDQLNWYARAVFSQRSLQVTAATMTDWRTYALWYLSAAAVGTGGRGLASLWQLATLQASPPAATAIFRVGALLARGDVAAAVAYLTKLGSTPEGQALLREMEMRVSFAISECGPEIGGPQDFNQLLQLQQFIGSFITGPGR, from the coding sequence ATGACGGCCCCGGGAGACCCCTGCAGCGGGCTCTCCTGGACCTACGATGCCTGGGGCAACCGCACCGACCAGACCGGAGGCGGAGGAAATTGCTACACCTTCCACGCCGCCGCGGACACCAACAACCGTCTGGTGGGATACTCTTATGACGGGGCCGGCAACATGATCGGGGACGGCACGCACACCTACACTTACGACGCCGAGAACCGCATCATCGCGGTGGATGGGGGTGCGGCCACCTACAAGTACGATGCCCTGGGACGCCGCACCAGCAAGACGGTGGGCAGCGCGGGTACGGACTATCTCTATGACCTCGGGGGGCAGGTGGCGACCGAGTACAACAACGGCTGCACAGGCGGGCAGTGGTGCTGGTCGGCGGGGTACATCGCGCTGAACGGGCAGTTGCTGGCGGAGTACAAGGACGCGACCACGTACTTTGTTCTGGCGGATCACCTGGGCTCGACGCGGCTGCTGACCAAGGTGGACCGCACCATCCAGGACTCGCTCGACTACCAGCCCTACGGCGAGCAGACCTCGGGCGACACCGGAACCACCCACAAGTTCACCGGCAAAGAGCGCGACAGCGAGAGCGGGCTCGATTATTCTGGTGCTCGATATCTCGGGTCCGCCATCGGCCGGTTTCTCAGCCCAGACCCAGATAATTTCGGAGCTGCTAACGACGCCCCTCAGAGTTGGACCGCCTATTCCTATGCTGCTAATAACCCACTGAATGCGATCGATCCGAGCGGCCTTGACTGCATCTATACTTCGGATCAGTCATCCGGGTCGGTCACGGTAACAGTGAAGACCGGGGATTGTTATAGCGACACGGACAACGGTGTGTATGTGAACGGGACGGTCGACGTCAACTCGTTGTCATACAACGGGAGAACGGGGGAGCTGGGCTACAACTTCTCGAACCCAGACGAGGGGACTGGGGGCACGGGGGTGATCGCGCTCGCGGCGCCGCCGACTGACCAACTCAATTGGTACGCGCGGGCCGTTTTCTCGCAGCGATCCTTGCAGGTAACTGCCGCCACGATGACGGACTGGCGGACCTACGCGCTTTGGTACCTTTCAGCCGCAGCCGTTGGCACTGGTGGGAGAGGACTCGCATCGCTGTGGCAGTTGGCAACATTGCAAGCCAGTCCCCCTGCTGCGACCGCCATCTTTAGAGTAGGTGCCCTACTGGCAAGAGGCGACGTGGCGGCGGCTGTGGCCTACTTGACCAAGCTAGGATCAACACCAGAAGGGCAGGCTCTTCTGCGGGAGATGGAGATGCGAGTTTCGTTTGCGATCAGCGAGTGTGGGCCGGAGATCGGCGGACCGCAGGACTTTAACCAACTCCTGCAGCTACAACAATTCATCGGCTCGTTCATAACGGGGCCAGGGAGATGA